One genomic segment of Gossypium arboreum isolate Shixiya-1 chromosome 3, ASM2569848v2, whole genome shotgun sequence includes these proteins:
- the LOC128290674 gene encoding probable polygalacturonase At3g15720, giving the protein MQLAFGIALSLLFGFAFGNGFFSEETISAFNFGLENEIFNEQVISSFSVMDYGATGNGQIDDSQAFNKAWKDICNANAGGEIVTLEIPRGKTFLLDPLVFQGPCKAKAIHIQLGGTLIAPLSTSWANEGVDTWIQFSNVDNLYLDGDGKIDGRGSIWWQSCMKKSVYGISFDCKRRPGALHFNDCNGLQLKGLSHLNSPRAHISIKNCKDVIVSDLEISAPDESPNTDGIDISNSYNVQILQSIIGTGDDCVAINGGSSFINITGVVCGPGHGISIGSLGDGGDYDTVEQVHVKNCTLTETQNGVRIKTFQGRSGYARKISFEQIVLSNARNPIIINQFYQDKGKLSKGIMKAGAIEITDVTYSDIRGTSANDQAIDLRCDNVVGCSNIVMRNIDITPGVDCPETYAVCNNAHGSATETQPRVPCLS; this is encoded by the exons ATGCAGCTTGCTTTTGGTATTGCACTGTCTCTTTTGTTTGGTTTTGCTTTCGGAAATGGATTCTTCAGTGAAGAAACTATTTCTGCTTTTAATTTTGGTCTCGAAAATGAAATTTTCAATGAGCAAGTAATTTCTTCCTTTAGTGTTATGGATTATGGAGCTACTGGAAATGGTCAGATAGATGACTCTCAA GCATTCAATAAAGCTTGGAAGGATATTTGTAATGCAAATGCGGGCGGAGAAATTGTAACACTTGAAATCCCGCGAGGGAAAACATTCCTTCTAGACCCACTTGTTTTTCAGGGTCCATGCAAGGCCAAAGCCATTCATATTCag CTTGGTGGAACCCTAATTGCACCCCTAAGCACATCATGGGCAAATGAAGGAGTGGATACTTGGATTCAATTTTCAAATGTTGACAATCTTTATCTTGATGGAGATGGCAAAATTGATGGCAGGGGTTCTATTTGGTGGCAATCTTGCATGAAAAAATCAGTTTAT GGTATTTCATTTGATTGCAAGCGTCGACCTGGT GCTTTACATTTTAACGATTGCAATGGGCTTCAATTAAAGGGACTCTCTCATTTGAACAGTCCAAGGGCTCACATATCAATAAAAAACTGTAAAGATGTTATTGTCTCTGATCTTGAGATTAGTGCACCAGATGAAAGCCCAAACACTGATGGAATTGATATTTCCAATTCTTACAATGTTCAAATTCTACAATCCATCATTGGAACTG GTGATGATTGTGTTGCTATCAACGGTGGTTCATCTTTTATCAATatcaccggtgttgtttgtggtCCAGGCCATGGTATCAG TATTGGGAGCCTTGGAGATGGTGGAGATTATGACACTGTTGAGCAAGTACACGTGAAAAATTGTACTTTAACGGAAACTCAAAATGGTGTGAGGATTAAAACATTTCAG GGTCGCTCTGGTTATGCCAGAAAGATCTCGTTTGAGCAAATTGTACTTAGCAATGCTAGAAACCCAATTATCATAAACCAATTCTATCAGGATAAGGGCAAACTGTCGAAAGGAATAATG AAAGCAGGGGCCATTGAAATTACTGATGTTACATACTCTGATATTCGAGGAACATCGGCCAACGACCAAGCAATCGATCTGAGATGCGACAATGTGGTAGGTTGCAGTAACATAGTAATGCGTAATATCGACATAACACCAGGCGTTGATTGTCCTGAAACCTATGCCGTCTGCAACAATGCTCATGGAAGTGCCACTGAAACACAGCCTAGAGTTCCTTGCTTGTCTTGA